The genomic stretch GAGCCTATTCCTGAGCGCCTCTCTCCTCATAGACTTGCAAAGACCATAGATGATCAGACTAAAGAAAAAGAGCTCAGAAAGCCCGCCCTATTGACAAAACTAAATGACTTTAGATGGCAATCTGTTGCAGCTGTTCTTTCTATTTTTGTCTTTGGGAATATTTCTGGTTGGCTGGGACATCAAACCCTGATTGCCTCTCAAACATCTACTCAGAAACGCCCAATGGTCAGACAAGCTCTTGATGCTCATACGACTTATGCTGTTGAGGTTCTTCACCCTGTGGAAGTCAGCGGGAAAGATGAAGGACATCTTGTTGCCTGGCTTTCGAAGAGGTTACAAATTCCGGTTAAAGCTCCACAACTAAAACAAAATGGCTATCATTTGGTTGGTGGCAGGTTATTGCCTAGGAACGATGGCGTTGCCGCACAACTTATGTATGAAGATCAAACGGGCAAACGGATCACACTTTATCTCATTCGAAATAAAAAAG from Hyphomicrobiales bacterium 4NK60-0047b encodes the following:
- a CDS encoding anti-sigma factor codes for the protein MIKDKNNIDHDDLHAYVDGQLSEEENMLVERYLDLHSEDAAFVADLKTQRAQLETLFDDVLHEPIPERLSPHRLAKTIDDQTKEKELRKPALLTKLNDFRWQSVAAVLSIFVFGNISGWLGHQTLIASQTSTQKRPMVRQALDAHTTYAVEVLHPVEVSGKDEGHLVAWLSKRLQIPVKAPQLKQNGYHLVGGRLLPRNDGVAAQLMYEDQTGKRITLYLIRNKKAETSAFRFASEKNMNAFYWLDHDVSYVLVGNITKEALSPLAKNIYSQMAS